The Litorilinea aerophila genome window below encodes:
- a CDS encoding polyprenyl synthetase family protein yields MTVNTAVDIGKVLQPVQAGLRLVEEKMRTLETSLFAPLASAFIDLIGSGGKRLRPALALMAAEVTGGLHPTADYPRVVSLAASVEMLHTATLVHDDVIDGALLRRGAPTLNAIWNRGATVLAGNYLFARAAALAAETDNTRVIQIFSNTLEIIVDGELHQLFARNNYHQDKEEYYQRIYAKTASLFCAATEAAAVLAGSPAPVVEQLKQYGYNLGMAFQIVDDILDFTGDADSLGKPAGSDLRQGTLTLPFFHFIQQHPQPDQVVARMDDAYRQAEDGDESTLHRIVAEIVAELRASSAIEAARGEAITFLDRARANLAHLPDNEYKVSMLDLCDFVVQRTY; encoded by the coding sequence ATGACCGTCAATACCGCAGTCGACATCGGCAAAGTGCTGCAGCCCGTCCAGGCTGGCCTGCGGCTGGTGGAAGAGAAGATGCGCACCCTGGAAACGTCGCTCTTTGCGCCGTTGGCCAGCGCCTTCATCGACCTCATCGGCAGCGGCGGGAAGCGCCTGCGGCCGGCCCTGGCTCTGATGGCGGCGGAAGTCACCGGCGGCCTCCACCCCACCGCCGACTACCCCCGAGTGGTCTCCCTGGCCGCCTCGGTGGAGATGCTCCACACCGCCACCCTGGTCCACGACGACGTCATCGATGGCGCCCTCCTGCGCCGGGGCGCGCCTACCCTGAACGCCATCTGGAACCGGGGCGCCACGGTGCTGGCCGGCAACTACCTTTTTGCCCGGGCCGCGGCGCTGGCGGCGGAAACGGACAACACCCGGGTGATCCAGATCTTCAGCAATACCCTGGAGATCATCGTGGACGGGGAACTCCACCAGCTCTTCGCCCGCAACAACTATCATCAGGACAAGGAAGAGTACTACCAGCGGATCTACGCCAAGACGGCCAGCCTTTTCTGTGCCGCCACCGAAGCCGCCGCGGTGCTGGCCGGCTCCCCCGCGCCGGTGGTGGAGCAGCTGAAGCAGTACGGCTACAACCTGGGCATGGCCTTCCAGATTGTGGACGACATCCTGGACTTCACCGGCGACGCCGACAGCCTGGGCAAGCCCGCCGGCAGCGACCTGCGCCAGGGCACCCTGACCCTGCCCTTCTTCCACTTCATCCAGCAGCACCCCCAGCCGGACCAGGTGGTGGCCCGCATGGATGATGCCTACCGCCAGGCGGAAGATGGGGACGAGTCCACCCTGCACCGCATTGTGGCCGAAATCGTGGCCGAACTGCGGGCCAGCTCGGCCATCGAGGCCGCCCGGGGAGAGGCCATCACTTTCCTGGACCGGGCCCGGGCCAACCTGGCCCACCTGCCGGACAACGAATACAAGGTCTCCATGCTGGATCTGTGCGACTTCGTGGTCCAGCGCACCTACTGA